The Vicinamibacterales bacterium genome includes the window CGGCCTCACCATCTCCATCCGCGGGCGCTCGATCGTCCTCACCGAAAACCAGAACGTCGTCTCGGTGAGCGGCCGCCTGGCGTCGCTCCCGGCGCCGCCGATCCGGCGCGACAACCGCTGGTTCGTCCCGGTGGACTTCATGCCCCGCGCGCTGGCGCTGGTGCTCGACACGCGGATCGACCTGCGGCGCGCCACGCGGCTGCTGGTCGTCGGCGACCTGCGGGTGCCGCGCGTGGTCGCGCGCGTGGATGCCGGCACCACCGACGTCGCCGTGACCTTCGAGGTCACGCCCAACACCGAAGCGCGCGTCGTCAGCCAGCAGGGCCGGCTGGTCGTGCAGTTCGAAGCCGACGCGCTCGAACTGGCGCTGCCCTCCCTGCCGCCGCAAACATTCCTGCTGGGCCTCTCGCCGGGCGAGGCGCCGAACACCGTGATCCTGACCACCGGACCGCGATACGCGATGCATCGGGTCACCACGTCGCAGGCGGATGCCGGGTCCGGACGCGTCACCGTGACGCTGCTGCCCGCGACCACGGCGGATGCCGCGGCGGCACCGGCGCCAGCGCCGGCGCCGGCCCCGGATTCGCGATTCGTCATTCCGACGCAGGGGCCGTCCACCGGACTGCGCACGGTCGTGCTCGACCCCGGCCACGGCGGCGAGGAGATCGGCACGCAGGGCGCCAACGGCACGCTCGAAAAAGACGTCACGCTCTCGGTGGCGCGCCGGCTGCGCACGCTGATCGAGAGCCGCCTCGGCGCCAAGGTGTTCCTCACGCGCGAGGACGACCGCACGCTGTCGCTCGACGACCGATCGGCGTTCGCCAACAACCACCAGGCCGACGTCTTTCTCAGCATCCACGCCAATTCGGCGGTGCGCCCGGCGATGAAGGGCGCGGAGGTCTATTTCCTGACCGTGGAACGCGCCGACGCCGAAGCGCGGAAGAAGGCCGGCGACAACGCCACCACGTTGCCGGCCCTGGGCGGCGGCTCGCGCGAAATCGACCTCATCCTCTGGGAAACGGCGCAAGCGCGCTACCTCGAACAGTCGTCGGCGCTGGCCGGGTTCGTGGAGCAGGCGCTGACGGGCCGCATCGAGATGAGCCCGCGCGCGGTGCAGCAGGCGCCCTTCCGCGTGCTGGTGGGCGCCAACATGCCAGCGGCGCTCGTCGAGATCGGCTACCTCTCGAATGCCGAGCAGGAAACCCAGCTCGCCTCCAGCACCTATCAGGACCGGGTGGCGCAGGCCCTCCTGGACGCGCTCATCAAATTCCGCGAGTTCCTTGAGCACTAGACCCTCCAGGAAGCTGGCGCCGCGACAGTGGGCGGCCATCGGCGGCACGGCCGTGGTGGCGTTGCTGTTTGCGTGGGCGCTGATCGCCGGCCTGAGCCGGCTGTTGAGCGCGCCCGCCCCCGGCACCGTGGCCGGTGACACGCCGGCGCCGCCACCACCCGCGGCCGCCGCGGACCCGGCGGTGCCGAAGATCAAGGCCACGCTCTATTTCGCGTCGGCAGACGGCCTCCAGTTGGTGCCGACCGAACATGACGTGCCGCTCGCCGAGGGCGTGGTGGCGCAGGCGCGGGCGATCCTCGAAATGCAACTGTCGGCGGAGCCGCCGGCGCCGCTGGTCTCGACCATTCCCAAGGGCGCCACGCTGCGCGGCATCTTCGTGTCGCAGCGCAACGAGGCGTTCGTCGATCTCGACCCGATCATCAAGACGTCGCACGGCGGCGGATCGCACCAGGAACTGATGACGGTCTACACCATCGTCAATGCGCTGCTCACCAATCTGCCGAGCCTGCAGGAAGTGCAGATCCTGATCGGCGGCCAGGAAGTCGACACGCTCGCCGGTCATGTGGACCTGCGGCGCCCACTACGGAAAAATGAGATATTGAGTCCCCAATGAACCGCTTGAATGACCGCGCGCCCGGCGAGCTTCGCCCCACCACCATCACGCCGAACTTCTCGATCCATGCGGAAGGCTCGGTGCTGATCGAAGTGGGCTTCACGCGCGTGATCTGCACCGCCAGCGTCGAAGACAAGGTGCCGCCGTTCCTGCGCGGCGCCGGCAAGGGATGGGTCACGGCGGAATACGGCATGCTGCCGCGCGCCACCTCCACCCGCTCGGGCCGCGAAGCCTCGGCCGGCAAGGTCGGCGGCCGCACCATGGAGATCCAGCGCCTGATCGGACGGTCGATGCGCTCGGTGATCAAGCTCGAGCAACTCGGCGAACGCACGATCTGGCTGGACTGCGACGTCATCCAGGCCGACGGCGGCACGCGCTGCGCGTCGATCACGGGCGCGTTCGTGGCGCTGGTGCTCGCACTGGGCAAGCTGAAACAGAAGGAGCAAATCCGCACCATCCCGATCGCCGACTACGTCGCCGCCACCAGCGTCGGCATTGTCAGGGGCATGCCGCTGCTCGACCTCGCCTACGAAGAAGATTCCAAGGCCGACGTCGACATGAACATCGTCAAGACCAGCGACGGCCGCTTCATCGAGATCCAGGGCACGGCCGAAGCCGAGCCGTTCGGGAACGACGCGCTCGTCGGCCTGCTCGCGCTGGCCGACAAGGGCATCACCGACCTGATCGAGAAACAGCGCGCCATCGTGGGGTCCATCCTCGGCCGATGAACCCCGCCTTCGACAAGGCTACGGTGGGCAGGCTTCTCGTTGCCACCACCAATCCCAGTAAGCTGAAGGAAATCCGGCCACTGCTCGGCGGCCTGGCCATCGAGCTGGTCACGCTCGCCGACGTGGCGGGCGTGCCGGAGCCGGAGGAGACCGGCCAGACGTTCTGGGAGAACGCCCGCATCAAGGCGCTGGCGTACGCGGAAGCGTCGGGCCTGGTGACCGTAGCTGAAGACTCGGGGTTCGAGGTCGACGCGCTGGACGGCGAACCCGGCGTGCAGTCTGCGCGCTTTCTCGGCCCATCGGCATCCTATGAAGAACGCTTCGCCGAGATCTATCGCCGGCTGGCCGGCCGGGTCTCATCCGCCCGGTTCGTCACCGCGCTGGCCGTCGCGCGCGGCGACGAGCTCCTGTTTGAAACCGAAACCTCGGTCGAGGGTGTCGTCGCGGCATCTCCACGAGGCGCGCATGGGTTCGGCTACGACCCGATCTTCTTCTACCCACCCCTGGGCCGCACCACGGCCGAGCTGCCCGACTCAGAAAAGGCGGCGGTTTCTCATCGCGGCCGCGCCCTCCGCGATTTGCAGCGCTGGCTGAAAAACGAACCTGCTTCAATCTTACGCAAACCGTAAAAAGGAAGCAGGTTCACTTTCAGGCGCGGCCAAGGGCGCGAAGCTCGTGTTCGAGCGTCTGCGCCAACCCTTCTTCAATCGGCCGGGCCGTGAAACCCAGCTCGCGCACGGCCTTGGCGTTGGATCCGAAATACGTCGTGCCGGCCAGCACGCGCAACGCCTCGGGCGTCAGCGACGGCGGCAGGTTGGCGAAGCGCCCAACCAGCTTCATGAGCGCGGCCATGCTGCGCATGGTCCTCGGCCCGGGGTGCAGGAGCGGCGCGCGCACGTGCGCGAGCTTCGCCGCCACATCGAACACGTACTCGAAGGTGTGTTGGGGGCCGGTGATGATGTAGGTCTCGCCCGGCGTGCCCTTCTCCATCGCCAGGATGTGCCCGCGGGCGGTATCTTCGACGTGCGCCCAGCAGAAGGCGGTGCGGGCTGGCGTCATCGGCAGGCGGCCGCGGAGCAAGTCCACCAGCGCGGTGTGCACGCCGCTCGTATCACCGGGGCCGTAGACCAGGCCCGGCATGACGATCATGAGCGGCAGCCCCGCCTCCATCCTCGGCACCGCCACCCGGTAGTGCGCGATCCACTTGGTGCGGTCGTAATCACTGAGGTGGGAGCCGTCGTAGCGATAGGTCTCGTCGGGAACGGCGCCCTTGGTATCGGAGAACACCGCCACGGTGCTCGTGTAGACGCCGCGCGGAATCTGCAGCGTGCGCATGGTCTTCAGCACGTTGCGGGTGCCATCGACGTTGATCTGGTCGGCCAGGGGTTCGTGGACGCCGACCTTGTACCAGGCCGCCATGTGAAACACGCCGTCGGCGCCCTCCATGGGCGCCCGCAGCGTGTCGCGATTGGTGATGTCGCCGGCGTGCATCTCCACGCCGAGCGCCTTGAGCATGCCGGCCTTCTCAGGCGAGCGAACCAGCGCCACCACCTTGTGGCCGCGCCCGATCAACTGCTTGACGATCTCTCCGCCGATGAAACCGGTTGCGCCCGTGACGAAGTATTTCGCCATCCCCGGCACAGCTTACTACGCGTCAACTCCGGCCATGGAGGACGCCGGGGAACTCAGAGGCCTCTATTCAACCCCCACCAACGCGACACCGGTCGGAACTTCCGTATTCCCCACGGCTCCCAAACCCTCAACCAGATCCGCGATCAAATCCTCCGCATGCTCGATGCCCGGCGACAGCCGGATGAGCGTGTCTGACAAGCCCAGGGCCGCGCGCTGATCGGCCGGGATGGACGCGTGCGTCATCCGCGCCGGATGGCACACCAGCGACTTCACCCCACCCAGGCTCTCCCCCAGGGTGAAGAAGCGGCGGGAAGACACAAACGCCGTCACGTCATCGACCGTGCCCTCGAGTTCAAACGACAGCATGCCGCCGAAGCCCGTCATCTGCTGCTTCGCCACGTGATGCCCTGGATGGTCCGCGAGCCCCGGGTAATAGACGCGCCTCACTGCCGGGTGTGACGTCAGCGCCTCGGCGATGCGCCCGGCGTTCTCGGCATGGCGTTGCACACGTAATTCGAGGGTCTTCAGGCCGCGCAGCGTCAGCCAGCAGTCCAGCGGCGCCGGTACGGCGCCAATCGCATTCTGCAGGAACTTCACCGGCTCGAACACCGCGGCATCGCGCGCCAGCACGGCGCCCTGGATCAGATCGGAGTGCCCGGCGAGGTATTTCGTCACGCTGTGGACGACGAGGTCGGCGCCGAGCGCGAAGGGTTGCTGGAACACGGGCGTGGCGAAGGTGTTGTCCACGACCACGAGCGCGCCCCTGGCGTGCGCCAGTCCGGCAATGGCGTGAATGTCCGACACCAGCAGGCGCGGATTGGTCGGCGTCTCCAGCCACACCAGCCGCGTCTTCGTGGTGATGGCCGCGGCGACCGCGTCCAGGTTGGTGGTGTCAACCGGCGTGACGGCGAGCTCGAACCCGGCGAAGACGCGATTGAGCAGTCGATAGGTACCGCCGTAGACGTCGATCGGGACGATCACCTCGTCACGAGGACGCAGGTACGCCTGCAGCACGGCGTGCTCGGCGGCCAGTCCCGACGCGAACACCGCGCAGTGTCGCACGCCCTCGAGTTCAGCGAGCACGTCTTCAAGGCGCTGCCGCGTCGGGTTGTTCGTGCGCGAGTAGTCGAAGCCACGATTGACGCCGGGGCTCTCCTGCTCGTAGGTCGAGGTCTGGTAGATCGGCGCAATCAGGGCGCCCGTTGATGGGTCGCTCGGTTGAGCAGCGTGAATGGCGCGGGTCGCGAATCTCATAGGTCTCCAGGTGCTTGAGTGCGTGGGTGCTGGGGTGCTTGGGTGCTGACCATTCGGCGGAATGGGACGGCGTCCACGCGATGGGTGTGGCGGAGGCGCGCGACGGCGGCGGCGACGGCCGCCCGCGTCTGGGGGCCGACCAGCAGCCAGCGCGAGCGCCCCGGCGGACCGGCGGCGATGCCGACAACGTTGAGCCCCGCGGTGTTGACCAGGCTGGCTATCGCGGCATCTGAGGGCACCACGCCCGGAAAGGTCGCGCGAACGAACCATGGCGTCACTGGGGACGTCGGCGCCGCCAGTCTCGCCACCCTCGCCGGCCCGGCGCCGGGGCCGCTGACGAGTGCGGTCGTCACGTACTTGCCGTCGAGTCGAATGGCGTGGAGCGCGCCGCCGACGATGGCGAGAGGGTCG containing:
- a CDS encoding N-acetylmuramoyl-L-alanine amidase, giving the protein MTRLHLKVAGVLSMLALSLLATAQGSSVTVLSREGSKTLPVTTINNLDYVAVDDVNTAFGTTSREDRLAGGLTISIRGRSIVLTENQNVVSVSGRLASLPAPPIRRDNRWFVPVDFMPRALALVLDTRIDLRRATRLLVVGDLRVPRVVARVDAGTTDVAVTFEVTPNTEARVVSQQGRLVVQFEADALELALPSLPPQTFLLGLSPGEAPNTVILTTGPRYAMHRVTTSQADAGSGRVTVTLLPATTADAAAAPAPAPAPAPDSRFVIPTQGPSTGLRTVVLDPGHGGEEIGTQGANGTLEKDVTLSVARRLRTLIESRLGAKVFLTREDDRTLSLDDRSAFANNHQADVFLSIHANSAVRPAMKGAEVYFLTVERADAEARKKAGDNATTLPALGGGSREIDLILWETAQARYLEQSSALAGFVEQALTGRIEMSPRAVQQAPFRVLVGANMPAALVEIGYLSNAEQETQLASSTYQDRVAQALLDALIKFREFLEH
- a CDS encoding GerMN domain-containing protein — its product is MSTRPSRKLAPRQWAAIGGTAVVALLFAWALIAGLSRLLSAPAPGTVAGDTPAPPPPAAAADPAVPKIKATLYFASADGLQLVPTEHDVPLAEGVVAQARAILEMQLSAEPPAPLVSTIPKGATLRGIFVSQRNEAFVDLDPIIKTSHGGGSHQELMTVYTIVNALLTNLPSLQEVQILIGGQEVDTLAGHVDLRRPLRKNEILSPQ
- the rph gene encoding ribonuclease PH; this translates as MNRLNDRAPGELRPTTITPNFSIHAEGSVLIEVGFTRVICTASVEDKVPPFLRGAGKGWVTAEYGMLPRATSTRSGREASAGKVGGRTMEIQRLIGRSMRSVIKLEQLGERTIWLDCDVIQADGGTRCASITGAFVALVLALGKLKQKEQIRTIPIADYVAATSVGIVRGMPLLDLAYEEDSKADVDMNIVKTSDGRFIEIQGTAEAEPFGNDALVGLLALADKGITDLIEKQRAIVGSILGR
- the rdgB gene encoding RdgB/HAM1 family non-canonical purine NTP pyrophosphatase; protein product: MNPAFDKATVGRLLVATTNPSKLKEIRPLLGGLAIELVTLADVAGVPEPEETGQTFWENARIKALAYAEASGLVTVAEDSGFEVDALDGEPGVQSARFLGPSASYEERFAEIYRRLAGRVSSARFVTALAVARGDELLFETETSVEGVVAASPRGAHGFGYDPIFFYPPLGRTTAELPDSEKAAVSHRGRALRDLQRWLKNEPASILRKP
- a CDS encoding NAD-dependent epimerase/dehydratase family protein, translated to MAKYFVTGATGFIGGEIVKQLIGRGHKVVALVRSPEKAGMLKALGVEMHAGDITNRDTLRAPMEGADGVFHMAAWYKVGVHEPLADQINVDGTRNVLKTMRTLQIPRGVYTSTVAVFSDTKGAVPDETYRYDGSHLSDYDRTKWIAHYRVAVPRMEAGLPLMIVMPGLVYGPGDTSGVHTALVDLLRGRLPMTPARTAFCWAHVEDTARGHILAMEKGTPGETYIITGPQHTFEYVFDVAAKLAHVRAPLLHPGPRTMRSMAALMKLVGRFANLPPSLTPEALRVLAGTTYFGSNAKAVRELGFTARPIEEGLAQTLEHELRALGRA
- a CDS encoding cystathionine gamma-synthase: MRFATRAIHAAQPSDPSTGALIAPIYQTSTYEQESPGVNRGFDYSRTNNPTRQRLEDVLAELEGVRHCAVFASGLAAEHAVLQAYLRPRDEVIVPIDVYGGTYRLLNRVFAGFELAVTPVDTTNLDAVAAAITTKTRLVWLETPTNPRLLVSDIHAIAGLAHARGALVVVDNTFATPVFQQPFALGADLVVHSVTKYLAGHSDLIQGAVLARDAAVFEPVKFLQNAIGAVPAPLDCWLTLRGLKTLELRVQRHAENAGRIAEALTSHPAVRRVYYPGLADHPGHHVAKQQMTGFGGMLSFELEGTVDDVTAFVSSRRFFTLGESLGGVKSLVCHPARMTHASIPADQRAALGLSDTLIRLSPGIEHAEDLIADLVEGLGAVGNTEVPTGVALVGVE